In one Burkholderiales bacterium GJ-E10 genomic region, the following are encoded:
- a CDS encoding putative integron gene cassette protein (Fragment): protein MANAKEVEGEGRFDPQVVAASAVFLMWLPGAVFSFVRRAPGWVLGSLFSLATCWGAEVLFRITVPNFVIVAAATPPFTLMHLPNPRAFQQAALLSILLVGISAGVSAAIRRGKRSNFAAWGGVSLLTIYLLIFGRGGGAAGISGALIFPGALLVVAILTDFSFGETRQADREIPATKEQIEAQKKANLRRAKSFIFGAAAVAIWAIFATLAGTPILPRPRWILDLPTARIFYSISVSACAIFWLPAVRIAAIRRAELVRLPPADDAAEEHVRGVEKSPAVFDARLAKVMEKESAGR from the coding sequence ATGGCAAATGCAAAAGAAGTTGAAGGTGAAGGCCGTTTCGACCCCCAAGTCGTCGCGGCGAGCGCTGTTTTTTTGATGTGGCTCCCGGGCGCCGTTTTCAGTTTTGTCCGGCGCGCTCCCGGATGGGTTTTGGGTTCTCTTTTTTCTCTGGCGACCTGCTGGGGCGCTGAGGTTCTTTTCAGAATCACTGTCCCGAATTTTGTGATCGTCGCGGCGGCGACCCCGCCGTTCACCCTGATGCACCTTCCCAACCCCCGCGCCTTCCAGCAGGCGGCGCTGCTTTCTATTCTTTTGGTCGGAATTTCCGCCGGAGTTTCGGCGGCAATTCGGCGCGGCAAGCGGTCGAATTTCGCGGCGTGGGGCGGGGTCTCGCTGCTCACTATTTACCTGCTGATTTTCGGGCGCGGCGGTGGCGCGGCCGGCATTTCCGGCGCGCTGATTTTCCCCGGCGCGCTGCTTGTCGTGGCGATCCTGACCGATTTTTCATTCGGCGAAACCCGCCAGGCGGACCGCGAAATTCCAGCCACCAAAGAGCAGATCGAGGCGCAGAAAAAGGCGAACTTGCGGAGGGCGAAATCCTTCATTTTTGGGGCCGCCGCCGTCGCAATTTGGGCGATCTTCGCCACGCTCGCCGGCACGCCGATTTTGCCCCGCCCCCGCTGGATTTTGGACCTGCCGACCGCGCGGATTTTCTATTCGATTTCGGTCTCCGCCTGCGCGATTTTTTGGCTTCCCGCGGTGCGCATCGCGGCGATTCGACGCGCGGAATTGGTGCGGTTGCCGCCGGCGGACGACGCCGCCGAAGAGCACGTGCGCGGGGTAGAGAAGAGCCCCGCCGTGTTCGACGCGCGCCTCGCCAAGGTGATGGAGAAAGAGTCCGCCGGACGCTGA
- a CDS encoding putative type IV secretory pathway VirD4 component: MFEIFGTDYSPAAVATAAVGGVMALAVARAFLPSRPGKPARGVPAPSGQQQAKASGKAMEAIKIGGCPIPISMETLGIVMSGAPGTGKSFSVTGVLDTLTTRDAGDGGFVADRSGIYLSRYYSHGRGDIILNPLDRRAASWSPLSEFEDEWSGENLARSLVPMGDPSQEEWNAPARLFLSAILAHCHRHDMKNRDILRLAIADPAESLQEVLAGHSAAGLIQPGAEKFFASVRATVTTFISPLNRLDPSAGRDAFSIRRWVGEDRGAWVFWPYRTDQMIPMRSLIACMADVYCEAVMVLPPSRRRRRWLILDEFSSLGRVSSIENWVTNSRKHGGCSILGLQSIAQLRALYGEDNAKTILSSLATSLILRTSDADTAEYLSRQIGDRQVTRWVESEGHSSNSGPGGGSSGSSSNRSQQIVIERTYLPSQLMQMKVLHGILLLPGLGQRPVQVPVPPERDPVAAAWEPAPPRVQVTTAAPVVAPTEPGDHPPADLAAQAQAQPDPLAQLDGIVAAEEAPAPQAEGPDPDSPEAIRHDLGALPLEERAAVVEAARAVVQADQADKEEASLAEQARAVRDPFGDGLGGGGADLL; the protein is encoded by the coding sequence ATGTTTGAAATCTTTGGAACCGATTACAGCCCGGCGGCCGTCGCCACCGCCGCGGTCGGCGGCGTCATGGCGCTCGCCGTTGCCAGGGCTTTCCTGCCCTCACGCCCAGGGAAACCCGCGCGGGGCGTCCCAGCACCCTCCGGCCAACAACAGGCCAAGGCCAGCGGCAAAGCCATGGAGGCCATCAAAATTGGCGGGTGTCCCATCCCCATCAGCATGGAAACCCTTGGGATTGTGATGAGCGGCGCGCCAGGGACCGGGAAGTCCTTCTCGGTCACTGGCGTCCTGGACACCTTGACCACCCGTGACGCGGGGGACGGGGGGTTCGTGGCGGACCGCAGCGGCATCTATTTGAGTAGGTACTACTCCCATGGCCGGGGCGACATCATCCTCAACCCCCTGGACCGCCGCGCGGCGTCTTGGTCTCCATTGTCAGAGTTTGAAGATGAGTGGTCTGGGGAAAACCTGGCGCGCTCGCTTGTGCCCATGGGCGACCCCAGTCAGGAAGAGTGGAACGCGCCGGCGCGACTGTTCCTGTCGGCAATCCTCGCGCATTGCCATCGACATGACATGAAAAACCGGGACATCCTGCGCCTGGCAATCGCGGACCCAGCGGAGAGTCTGCAAGAAGTCCTCGCCGGCCACTCGGCGGCCGGCTTGATCCAGCCGGGCGCGGAGAAGTTCTTTGCAAGCGTGCGCGCGACGGTCACCACGTTCATTTCTCCACTGAATCGGCTTGATCCCAGCGCCGGGCGGGATGCGTTTTCTATTCGGCGGTGGGTGGGCGAGGACCGTGGGGCGTGGGTTTTCTGGCCGTACCGCACGGACCAAATGATCCCAATGCGGTCGCTGATTGCTTGCATGGCCGATGTGTATTGCGAGGCGGTGATGGTCCTGCCGCCGTCGCGCCGGCGGCGGCGCTGGCTGATTTTGGATGAGTTTTCTAGCCTCGGCCGCGTCTCGTCCATTGAAAACTGGGTGACCAACAGCCGCAAGCATGGCGGCTGCAGCATCCTGGGCTTGCAGAGCATCGCGCAATTGCGCGCCCTGTACGGTGAGGACAACGCGAAGACGATTTTGTCCTCTTTGGCAACCTCGCTCATTCTGCGGACCTCGGATGCCGACACGGCCGAATATTTGAGCCGCCAGATTGGCGATAGACAGGTGACCCGCTGGGTTGAGTCTGAGGGCCATTCCTCAAACTCCGGCCCCGGCGGCGGGTCGAGCGGGTCTTCTTCAAACCGCAGCCAGCAGATTGTCATTGAGCGCACCTACCTGCCATCGCAGCTGATGCAGATGAAGGTGCTCCACGGCATCTTGCTTCTGCCGGGCCTGGGCCAGCGCCCAGTTCAGGTCCCGGTGCCGCCGGAGCGGGATCCGGTCGCGGCGGCGTGGGAGCCCGCCCCCCCGCGCGTGCAGGTCACTACGGCCGCGCCGGTCGTCGCGCCGACCGAGCCCGGCGACCATCCGCCGGCCGACCTGGCTGCGCAGGCGCAAGCGCAGCCGGATCCGCTTGCGCAACTCGACGGGATCGTCGCCGCCGAAGAAGCCCCCGCCCCGCAGGCGGAAGGGCCCGACCCCGACAGCCCCGAGGCGATCCGGCATGACCTGGGTGCGCTCCCCCTGGAAGAGCGCGCCGCGGTGGTGGAGGCGGCCCGCGCAGTGGTGCAGGCGGACCAGGCTGACAAAGAGGAGGCGAGCCTCGCGGAGCAGGCGCGAGCGGTCCGTGACCCGTTCGGGGACGGACTCGGCGGCGGCGGCGCCGATCTTCTGTAG